The Medicago truncatula cultivar Jemalong A17 chromosome 4, MtrunA17r5.0-ANR, whole genome shotgun sequence genome includes a region encoding these proteins:
- the LOC11417479 gene encoding protein NONRESPONDING TO OXYLIPINS 2, mitochondrial isoform X1 has product MASSFCKSAARVASTSFANRSRTFAQKPSIPLLFSSQAPRVSRILSVVGSVESLMPLHTAIADARLTSNIASNSTCWSMLSQGLEKTL; this is encoded by the exons ATGGCTTCTTCGTTCTGTAAATCAGCGGCGAGAGTGGCTTCCACTTCCTTCGCGAATCGTTCTAGAACCTTCGCTCAAAAACCTTCCATTCCGCTTCTGTTTTCTTCTCAAGCTCCTCGTGTTTCAAG GATTTTATCGGTTGTTGGAAGTGTTGAATCATTGATGCCTCTTCATACCGCCATTGCTGATGCTAGACTCACTTCTAATATTGCTTCCAATTCAACTTGCTGGAGCATGCTTTCACAAG GACTTGAAAAAACATTGTGA
- the LOC11417479 gene encoding protein NONRESPONDING TO OXYLIPINS 2, mitochondrial isoform X2, producing MASSFCKSAARVASTSFANRSRTFAQKPSIPLLFSSQAPRVSRILSVVGSVESLMPLHTAIADARLTSNIASNSTCWSMLSQDFAVPR from the exons ATGGCTTCTTCGTTCTGTAAATCAGCGGCGAGAGTGGCTTCCACTTCCTTCGCGAATCGTTCTAGAACCTTCGCTCAAAAACCTTCCATTCCGCTTCTGTTTTCTTCTCAAGCTCCTCGTGTTTCAAG GATTTTATCGGTTGTTGGAAGTGTTGAATCATTGATGCCTCTTCATACCGCCATTGCTGATGCTAGACTCACTTCTAATATTGCTTCCAATTCAACTTGCTGGAGCATGCTTTCACAAG ACTTTGCAGTTCCCCGGTGA
- the LOC11420054 gene encoding cyclase-associated protein 1 → MDETLIKRLESAVTRLEALSTGIHHSSSASDASDAASDPSVVAFVDLIDQYVSRLSKAADIIGGQVLDVTNRVKEAFSVQKELLIKLKQTQKPDPAGLAEFLKPLNEVIMKASSLTEGRRSDFFNHLKAAVDSLSALAWIAFTGKDCGMSMPIAHVEESWQMAEFYSNKVLVEYRNKDPNHVEWVKALKELYLPGLRDYVKSFHPLGPVWSQTGKVFAPSKVNASAAPAAPSAPPPPPASLFSSESSQASSSKPKVGMSAVFQEIGTGNVTAGLRKVTDDMKTKNRADRSGVVGNSVKESQAAPRAFSKVGPPKLELQMGRKWVVENQIDQKSLVIEDCDSKQSVYVYGCKNSVLQIQGKVNNITIDNCKKTGVVFKDVVAAFEVVNSNGVEVQCQGSAPTISVDNTSGCQIYLSKDSLETSISTAKSSEINVLVPNVESDGDWVEHSLPQQYIHLFKEGRFETTPASHSGG, encoded by the exons ATGGATGAAACTCTCATAAAGCGATTGGAATCGGCGGTAACACGCTTAGAAGCATTATCCACCGGAATCCACCATTCCTCTTCGGCGTCCGACGCCTCCGATGCGGCTTCCGATCCATCCGTTGTTGCATTCGTCGATCTGATCGACCAATACGTCAGTAGGCTTTCGAAAGCTGCCGATATTATTGGTGGACAGGTGCTGGATGTCACCAATAGGGTAAAAGAAGCTTTTTCTGTTCAGAAAGAGCTTTTGATTAAGCTCAAACAAACTCAG AAACCTGACCCTGCTGGGCTGGCGGAATTTCTGAAACCATTGAATGAAGTGATCATGAAAGCTTCTTCATTGACTGAAGGAAGGagatctgatttttttaatcactTGAAGGCTGCTGTAGACAGTCTCTCAGCTCTAGCATGGATTGCATTTACTGGGAAGGATTGTG GTATGAGTATGCCCATTGCACATGTGGAAGAAAGTTGGCAAATGGCTGAGTTTTATAGCAACAAG GTACTTGTAGAGTACAGAAACAAAGACCCAAACCATGTTGAGTGGGTCAAAGCTCTGAAAGAGTTGTATCTACCTGGTTTGAGGGATTATGTGAAGAGCTTTCATCCTTTAGGCCCTGTATGGAGTCAAACTGGAAAAGTATTTGCTCCATCAAAAGTTAATGCTTCTGCTGCACCTGCTGCACCTTCTGCCCCTCCTCCTCCGCCTGCGTCTCTCTTTAGTTCTGAATCATCTCAGGCTTCATCTTCTAAACCAAAAGTGGGGATGTCCGCTGTTTTTCAAGAGATTGGCACAGGAAATGTCACAGCAG GTCTGAGAAAGGTTACGGATGATATGAAGACTAAGAATCGTGCAGATAGATCTGGAGTTGTTGGCAATTCTGTAAAAGAAAGTCAAGCTGCTCCACGTGCATTTTCTAAAGTAGGACCTCCAAAGTTAGAACTTCAAATGGGCCGCAA GTGGGTTGTTGAGAATCAAATTGACCAGAAAAGCTTGGTCATTGAAGATTGTGATTCAAAGCAGTCTGTATATGTTTATGGATGTAAAAACTCTGTGTTGCAGATTCAAG GCAAGGTCAACAATATAACTATTGACAATTGCAAAAAGACGGGAGTTGTATTTAAG GATGTTGTTGCAGCTTTTGAGGTCGTAAACAGTAATGGGGTTGAGGTTCAATGCCAG GGTTCTGCTCCTACAATTTCGGTGGACAATACTTCTGGCTGCCAAATATATCTGAGCAAAGACTCATTAGAAACATCCATATCTACAGCAAAGTCCAGTGAGATCAATGTATTAGTTCCAAATGTTGAGTCTGATGGTGATTGG GTGGAACATTCTTTACCACAACAGTACATTCATTTATTCAAGGAAGGCCGTTTTGAAACAACTCCAGCTTCTCACTCTGGAGGTTAA
- the LOC11410253 gene encoding uncharacterized protein At1g01500, whose protein sequence is MENSYKVNGNGPSENGYSIAKHTHSYQPSIKGSLPWLDIRVFYVRVCKCELDNSTPEILTLNHVPLNPDTLLEVNGVRSGLYSDGISTLLKRDRVDRKSEEVTFVSTDSIRMSGSVKFEVFDKDKLLLFGTLELCNSNGVVRESNSNGQSWSMKCESNIIPGTKFFKEKQLLLPDSTLPTIEVYIAGSFSGTPIILTKTLHLSSQKRHTRKPALNAIPENDANENGKGPSSVLALQAPDYMYDKHDDEDYHGLYTRTAYADGEDGELSWFNAGVRVGVGIGLSVCLGIGIGVGILVKSYQGATGQFRRRLF, encoded by the exons ATGGAGAATTCGTATAAGGTTAATGGAAATGGACCAAGTGAAAATGGATACTCTATTGCTAAGCACACACACTCTTATCAACCCTCGATAAAGGGTTCGTTACCGTGGTTAGACATAAGGGTGTTTTATGTAAGGGTTTGCAAGTGTGAGCTTGATAATTCCACTCCTGAGATTCTCACACTTAACCATGTTCCTTTAAATCCCGATACCCTTCTTGAAGTTAACGGCGTTCGTAGTGGTTTATACTCTGATGGGATTTCAACCCTTCTCAAAAGGGATAGGGTGGATAGAAAATCGGAAGAAGTTACATTTGTAAGCACCGATAGTATAAGGATGAGTGGTAGTGTGAAGTTTGAGGTGTTTGATAAAGACAAGCTTCTTCTTTTTGGTACTTTAGAATTATGTAACAGCAATGGTGTTGTTAGAGAATCAAATTCTAATGGACAAAGTTGGAGCATGAAGTGTGAGTCGAATATAATTCCAGGCACAAAGTTCTTTAAGGAGAAGCAATTGTTGTTGCCGGACTCTACTCTTCCAACAATTGAGGTCTACATTGCCGGGTCGTTCTCTGGTACTCCGATTATCTTAACAAAGACTTTGCATCTTAGTTCTCAAAAAAGACATACAAGGAAGCCGGCATTGAATGCAATTCCAGAGAATGATGCAAATGAAAATGGGAAAGGTCCTTCTTCTGTGCTTGCTTTGCAG GCTCCAGATTACATGTATGACAAACATGATGATGAGGATTATCACGGCCTATACACAAGAACAGCATACGCTGACGGCGAAGATGGAGAACTTTCATGGTTTAATGCCGGTGTTAGGGTTGGTGTTGGTATTGGACTTAGCGTTTGTCTTGGAATCGGCATTGGAGTCGGCATACTCGTTAAATCATACCAAGGTGCCACCGGCCAATTCAGAAGACGGCTATTCTAA
- the LOC11420055 gene encoding probable receptor-like serine/threonine-protein kinase At4g34500 — protein sequence MSESTTTSSTSLMSFKVLILAGIFLIIVIIIVLLIYLCFRGSRKKRKMLPKLHSSGSTPLVSKEISMVKEIDLTRSSEKQTRIEIIEDHDEVGPKKEAEIMVEIGGVRKGDGGGHMMEDPNIGWGRWYSLKEVEMATRGFEEGNVIGEGGYGVVYRGVLQDGCVVAVKNLHNNKGQAEKEFKVEVEAIGKVRHKNLVRLVGYCAEGARRMLVYEYVENGNLEQWLHGNVGPTSPLTWDIRMKIAIGTAKGLTYLHEGLEPKVVHRDIKSSNILLDKNWNAKVSDFGLAKLLGSEKTHVTTRVMGTFGYVSPEYASTGMLNERSDVYSFGVLLMEIITGRSPIDYSRPPGEMNLVDWFKAMVSSRRSDELVDPLIETPPSPRALKRVLLICLRCIDLDVIKRPKMGQIVHMLESDDFPFRSELRTIRDKDYVPSQADVSIKVPYQRKHTEPAEKSTCR from the exons ATGTCAGAGTCTACAACCACATCATCAACTTCTCTTATGAGTTTCAAGGTACTTATTTTAGCAGGTATTTTCCTTATCATTGTGATAATCATTGTGCTTTTAATATACCTCTGCTTTCGCGGGAGCAGAAAGAAGAGGAAGATGTTGCCGAAGCTGCATAGCTCCGGCAGCACTCCTCTAGTTTCAAAGGAGATATCAATGGTTAAGGAAATTGATCTCACGCGCTCGTCTGAAAAGCAGACGAGGATTGAGATTATTGAAGATCATGACGAGGTTGGTCCGAAGAAGGAGGCGGAGATTATGGTTGAAATTGGAGGGGTGAGGAAAGGTGACGGTGGGGGCCATATGATGGAGGATCCAAATATAGGGTGGGGTAGGTGGTATAGTCTGAAGGAAGTGGAAATGGCGACACGTGGATTTGAGGAAGGGAATGTTATTGGAGAAGGTGGGTATGGGGTTGTGTATAGAGGTGTTTTGCAAGATGGTTGTGTTGTGGCAGTCAAGAATCTTCACAATAACAA GGGTCAAGCTGAGAAAGAGTTTAAGGTGGAGGTTGAAGCCATTGGCAAAGTAAGGCATAAGAATTTAGTTCGATTAGTAGGATATTGTGCAGAAGGTGCTCGAAG GATGCTTGTTTATGAATATGTTGAGAACGGAAATTTGGAGCAATGGCTGCATGGTAATGTAGGGCCAACTAGCCCCTTGACATGGGATATTCGAATGAAGATTGCCATTGGGACTGCAAAAGG GCTAACCTATTTGCATGAAGGCTTAGAACCCAAAGTTGTGCACCGAGATATAAAATCAAGTAACATCCTTTTGGACAAAAATTGGAATGCCAAAGTTTCAGATTTTGGCCTTGCCAAGCTCTTAGGATCTGAGAAAACACATGTAACCACGCGTGTAATGGGAACATTTGG ATATGTTTCGCCTGAGTACGCAAGCACAGGTATGCTTAATGAGCGTAGCGATGTTTATAGTTTTGGAGTTCTACTCATGGAAATAATCACAGGAAGAAGCCCTATTGATTATTCAAGACCACCTGGAGAG ATGAATTTGGTTGATTGGTTTAAGGCAATGGTATCAAGTCGTCGCAGCGACGAGCTAGTCGATCCTTTGATTGAGACTCCACCTTCTCCAAGAGCTCTGAAGCGAGTTTTACTGATTTGCCTACGCTGTATAGACTTGGATGTCATCAAGCGACCGAAGATGGGTCAAATTGTTCATATGCTTGAGTCCGACGATTTCCCCTTTCGTTCT GAGCTACGTACAATTAGGGACAAAGATTATGTACCTTCTCAAGCAGATGTTTCGATCAAAGTTCCATATCAACGAAAGCATACAGAACCTGCAGAAAAATCAACGTGTAGATGA
- the LOC11413933 gene encoding BTB/POZ domain-containing protein At3g05675, with the protein MIPTAGILRKRQRTTTTTTRISSTAAIANSSFFDINQNHHCLSPTTSAFLFNDSSTADVILRLFTDTITPPESPSSISVDSAPISDLHVYLHSDILRRAKYFSALLSDRWINNVHPQPSPEQITDHELFRLNLGVPPSPGSIQNHLTVLELLYTNDFTNAVENVSTALDLLPVALELLFEDCVRWCVRYLEAVPWTEEEENRVVNLIPFLSEEESKELIARVSPVGENACEEMLEGLISSAMNNYGNTAFVKAFVGKILRDVSSRETVKRVLEKAFRGSLKTVKQSLEDYSSPVFRGDHNENETEAMQRVNLHKASTIGKHLLWLVERMVELRVADAAVREWSEQEAFTGDLKKAFGEDAWRNIVPGLPAVILRCTSKLAHAVCAGTVVASTQVRRKLVEDWLPVLVVCKDFSPVSNKSLYLELEETFLRIISTLPMSDAQELLQKCLSFSTRNVEDCPHLVTAFNTWFRRAAHPFKLDSVCDQSDV; encoded by the exons ATGATTCCCACCGCCGGCATTCTTAGAAAGAGACAacgcaccaccaccaccaccactcgCATTTCCTCCACCGCCGCAATCGCCAACTCATCATTCTTCGACATAAACCAAAACCACCACTGTCTCTCTCCGACCACCTCCGCCTTCTTATTCAACGATTCCTCCACCGCAGACGTCATCCTCCGTCTCTTCACCGACACCATCACCCCGCCGGAATCTCCCTCCTCCATCTCCGTCGACTCCGCGCCAATCTCTGATCTCCATGTCTACCTCCACTCCGACATCCTCCGCCGCGCGAAGTACTTCTCCGCTCTGTTATCCGACCGATGGATCAACAACGTACATCCTCAACCTTCACCGGAGCAAATCACCGATCACGAACTCTTTCGTCTCAATCTCGGTGTTCCACCTTCTCCAGGCTCAATCCAGAATCATCTTACCGTCCTTGAGCTTCTCTACACAAACGATTTCACAAATGCGGTGGAAAACGTTTCCACCGCGCTTGATTTGCTTCCGGTGGCGCTTGAATTGCTTTTCGAAGACTGCGTTCGGTGGTGTGTGCGTTACCTCGAAGCGGTGCCGTGGACGGAGGAAGAAGAAAACCGAGTCGTTAACCTAATTCCATTTCTAAGCGAAGAAGAATCAAAGGAACTCATTGCTAGGGTTTCACCTGTAGGAGAAAATGCTTGTGAAGAAATGCTGGAAGGTTTAATTTCATCGGCGATGAACAATTACGGTAACACCGCATTCGTGAAAGCGTTTGTAGGGAAGATATTAAGGGATGTATCTTCGAGGGAAACGGTGAAGAGGGTTTTGGAGAAAGCGTTTAGGGGGAGTTTGAAAACGGTGAAGCAATCATTGGAGGATTATTCGAGTCCGGTTTTTAGAGGGGAtcataatgaaaatgaaacGGAAGCAATGCAGAGGGTGAATTTGCATAAGGCTTCTACTATTGGGAAGCATTTGTTATGGCTTGTGGAGAGGATGGTTGAGCTTAGGGTTGCAGATGCAGCCGTGCGGGAATGGAGTGAGCAAGAAGCTTTTACGGGTGATTTGAAGAAGGCGTTTGGGGAAGATGCATGGAGGAATATCGTTCCCGGTCTTCCTGCTGTTATTCTTAGGTGTACTTCTAAGCTTGCTCATGCTGTTTGTGCTGGCACCGTTGTAGCTTCTACTCAG GTGAGAAGGAAACTCGTGGAAGACTGGCTTCctgttttggttgtttgcaAAGATTTTTCACCCGTTAGCAACAAATCGTTATATCTAGAGCTGGAAGAAACATTTCTGCGAATTATCTCCACTCTGCCCATGTCAGATGCTCAAGAATTGCTGCAAAAGTGCCTCAGTTTTTCGACCCGAAATGTTGAAGATTGTCCTCATTTGGTGACAGCGTTCAACACCTGGTTCCGGCGTGCAGCTCATCCCTTCAAACTAGATTCTGTCTGTGATCAATCAGATGTCTGA